A genomic segment from Leptolyngbya boryana PCC 6306 encodes:
- a CDS encoding ABC transporter ATP-binding protein, whose protein sequence is MISSHTDLSTSTTGISAQLVLKDVFKVFPGRQTWQDKLLKRSSSDFIALSEINLTIEPNTFVSIIGPSGCGKSTLLNIIAGLTQPTHGEVLLNGVPVDRPGPDRGVVFQNYSLMPWMTVAENIRFAIETVQPNLSIAQQKDIVREYIDLVGLHGAEHKHPHELSGGMKQRVGIARALSINPQILLMDEPFGALDALTRGFLQDEIERIWEQHRKTVVLITHSIEEALLLSDKIVMMSRGPAAQIVEVLDVPFPRPRSREALDQYPRYHELKAELEHHLSRETRAIEESRLQNRS, encoded by the coding sequence ATGATTTCTTCGCACACTGATTTATCCACTTCGACAACCGGAATTAGCGCTCAGCTTGTTCTCAAGGATGTATTCAAAGTCTTTCCAGGTCGGCAAACCTGGCAAGACAAGTTACTCAAGCGATCCTCTTCGGATTTCATTGCACTCTCGGAGATTAATCTCACGATTGAACCCAATACATTCGTTTCGATTATTGGTCCATCAGGCTGCGGGAAATCTACCCTGCTCAACATCATCGCTGGATTAACACAGCCCACTCATGGAGAAGTGTTACTCAATGGGGTTCCGGTCGATCGTCCAGGCCCCGATCGCGGAGTTGTGTTTCAGAACTATTCTCTGATGCCTTGGATGACAGTGGCTGAGAACATTCGGTTTGCCATTGAAACGGTGCAGCCGAATTTATCGATCGCGCAGCAAAAAGACATTGTTCGAGAGTACATCGACTTAGTGGGACTTCATGGTGCTGAGCACAAGCATCCGCATGAATTATCGGGTGGGATGAAGCAGCGCGTCGGCATTGCCCGAGCCTTGTCGATCAATCCCCAAATTCTGTTGATGGATGAACCCTTCGGCGCACTTGATGCACTAACGCGAGGCTTTTTACAAGACGAAATCGAACGGATTTGGGAGCAGCACCGCAAAACGGTCGTTCTGATCACGCATAGTATCGAAGAAGCTTTATTGCTGTCTGACAAAATTGTAATGATGAGCCGTGGACCCGCTGCCCAAATTGTTGAAGTTCTGGATGTTCCCTTTCCCCGTCCGCGCAGTCGTGAAGCCTTAGACCAATACCCGCGCTACCATGAACTGAAAGCAGAACTCGAACACCACTTATCTCGTGAAACGCGCGCGATCGAAGAATCCCGGCTCCAAAACCGTAGCTAA
- the cynS gene encoding cyanase — MSSTEFPAMTQKLLAAKKAKGISFTDLETILNRDEVWIAALFYGQATASEDEASKLLHALDLSQDLVPELTASTSKGLGPIVPTDPLIYRFYEIMQVYGMPMKEIIHEKFGDGIMSAIDFTLDIEKIEDPKGDRVKVIMNGKFLPYKKW; from the coding sequence ATGTCAAGTACCGAATTTCCGGCAATGACTCAGAAATTGCTTGCAGCTAAAAAAGCAAAAGGCATCAGTTTCACGGATTTAGAAACAATTCTCAACCGTGACGAAGTTTGGATTGCCGCCCTGTTTTATGGGCAAGCGACTGCCTCTGAAGACGAAGCAAGCAAGTTACTCCATGCGTTGGATTTGAGCCAAGATCTCGTACCAGAACTCACAGCTTCTACGTCAAAAGGATTAGGTCCGATCGTTCCCACCGACCCCTTGATTTATCGGTTCTACGAAATCATGCAAGTCTACGGAATGCCGATGAAAGAGATCATCCACGAAAAATTCGGAGATGGAATTATGAGCGCGATCGACTTCACGTTAGACATCGAAAAAATCGAAGATCCAAAAGGCGATCGCGTCAAAGTAATCATGAACGGAAAGTTCTTACCCTATAAGAAGTGGTAA
- a CDS encoding TetR/AcrR family transcriptional regulator produces the protein MVNLKRTREDILFAVEALIHHQGFQSTGLKELFAASGMSSGSFYNYFGSKDELAHALIDFKWNQIKTAVLDPAQASSNDPIAQVFWMIDQLEAKHLAEPDCAGCFLGNLIVEVVKQDVAFQHHLMQVFDEWQATIARSLKAGQNQLKPDIDPDSLAEQLLVMIEGALLLGRLYSEPTRLQRHFDAVRQLLRSALTA, from the coding sequence ATGGTCAATCTGAAACGTACCCGTGAAGATATTTTGTTTGCTGTTGAGGCTCTGATTCATCATCAAGGTTTTCAGTCAACCGGACTGAAGGAACTGTTCGCAGCGAGCGGCATGTCCTCGGGTAGTTTCTACAACTACTTTGGGTCAAAAGATGAATTGGCTCATGCGCTGATTGACTTTAAATGGAATCAGATCAAAACTGCTGTGCTTGACCCCGCGCAAGCATCCTCGAATGATCCGATCGCTCAAGTCTTTTGGATGATTGATCAACTTGAAGCCAAACATTTAGCTGAACCCGATTGCGCAGGTTGCTTTTTAGGAAATTTAATCGTAGAAGTCGTCAAGCAAGATGTGGCGTTTCAGCATCATCTCATGCAAGTGTTTGACGAATGGCAAGCAACCATTGCTCGATCGCTGAAAGCCGGACAAAATCAGCTCAAGCCGGACATCGACCCCGATAGTTTAGCAGAACAATTACTCGTCATGATCGAAGGTGCGCTATTGCTTGGGCGCTTATACAGTGAGCCTACCCGATTGCAGCGCCATTTTGATGCCGTACGTCAGTTGCTAAGATCGGCATTAACAGCATAG
- a CDS encoding DsbA family oxidoreductase, whose product MQPIRISYFSDVLCVWAYIAQVRLDELKTNFQDKIAIEYHFVPIFGNAREKLEQRWRDKGGFQGYSQHVQDVAEKFNHITVHPEIWTAVVPPSSTSCHLFLHAIQLLELKGIIPKSEKVFEKVIWTFREQFFTHLANVGDRAVQLEIAEKLGLPIAEIQAQIDSGEAYAQLSKDLDLVKEHTVAVSPTLIFNEGRQRLNGNVGYRVIEANIRELLHNPPDEQSWC is encoded by the coding sequence ATGCAACCTATTCGCATCTCTTACTTCTCAGATGTTCTTTGCGTTTGGGCATATATTGCGCAAGTTCGTTTAGATGAACTGAAAACGAATTTTCAAGACAAGATTGCGATCGAGTATCATTTCGTTCCCATTTTTGGTAATGCTCGGGAAAAGTTAGAGCAACGCTGGCGGGATAAAGGTGGCTTCCAAGGATATAGTCAGCATGTTCAAGATGTGGCGGAAAAGTTCAATCACATTACCGTTCACCCTGAGATTTGGACAGCAGTAGTTCCTCCATCCTCCACCTCTTGTCACTTGTTTCTTCACGCGATTCAGTTACTCGAACTCAAGGGCATCATTCCAAAGTCAGAAAAGGTCTTTGAAAAAGTAATCTGGACGTTCCGAGAACAGTTCTTCACGCACTTGGCAAATGTTGGCGATCGCGCAGTGCAATTAGAAATTGCCGAGAAATTGGGACTGCCGATTGCAGAGATTCAGGCACAAATTGATAGTGGGGAAGCTTATGCCCAACTCTCGAAAGATCTTGACTTAGTAAAAGAGCATACGGTTGCAGTGAGTCCAACGCTGATCTTTAACGAAGGACGGCAAAGGCTCAACGGCAATGTAGGTTATCGGGTGATCGAAGCAAATATCCGAGAACTGCTACACAATCCACCCGACGAACAATCCTGGTGCTAG
- a CDS encoding class I SAM-dependent methyltransferase — MIEPVIRQQYDQMSAIYDQRWSQYISNTLNFLKAWAELAPTEKVLDVACGTGEFEQLILTEHSEQNMVGVDISEKMLAIAQQKLQAYPNVTLSLASAEHLPFADQSFDVIVSASAFHYFENPAIALAEMKRVLKPNGKIMILDWCKDYLLCRICDLILKVTDPAHQQCYTQAELHGFLKALGFDITRATKVRFGLVWGMMVATASPKLN, encoded by the coding sequence ATGATTGAACCAGTCATCCGGCAGCAGTATGACCAAATGTCGGCGATCTATGATCAACGCTGGAGCCAATATATTTCCAATACGCTCAATTTTTTGAAAGCTTGGGCAGAGCTTGCCCCAACTGAAAAAGTGCTGGATGTCGCCTGTGGTACTGGAGAGTTTGAGCAGTTGATTCTGACCGAACACTCAGAACAAAATATGGTCGGAGTAGATATCTCTGAAAAAATGCTAGCGATCGCACAACAAAAACTGCAAGCTTATCCAAACGTCACGCTTTCTCTAGCATCTGCGGAACACTTACCCTTTGCGGATCAAAGCTTTGATGTCATTGTTTCTGCAAGTGCTTTCCATTATTTCGAGAATCCCGCGATCGCGCTTGCAGAGATGAAACGGGTACTGAAACCAAATGGGAAAATCATGATTCTCGATTGGTGTAAAGACTATTTACTGTGCCGGATCTGTGATCTGATCCTAAAAGTCACTGATCCGGCGCATCAACAGTGCTATACCCAAGCTGAATTGCACGGTTTCCTGAAGGCTTTAGGCTTTGACATTACTCGTGCAACGAAAGTTCGGTTTGGTCTAGTCTGGGGAATGATGGTCGCGACTGCTTCGCCAAAGTTAAACTAG